From the genome of Candidatus Defluviilinea proxima:
GAAGGCTTTGATCGTATTGGGTGAACGCCCCTGGTCTGTAAGGAACATTTCCCACGAGTTAATGGCAGAAGTGAGCGAAGTGTTTTGGTTTAGGTGTGAAGTTAACTTGTTATCAGGCATGACATGCTCCAATTCTTTCTTATCTGCTTTCGCATAGTTTAGCGGGAAAGGGAGGAGATGTCAACTGGGTGAATGCCTCACCGCTTGAGAGATTTGATAATTATTTTCCCCTACTCTTGGCTTGTTGTGCTGAAATGAAGATTACCCCCATAACAGCAAGAACGATAATGGTTACGCCCAGAATTGGTGTAAGAAATACAGGGTAATACTCAAGGAAAAAGAAGCCCCACATAGGGCCGATGAAGGCAACGATAAAGAAGATCCAACCGTCTTTGATGGATAATCTTTTATACGCCAACCATAAATTGTGGGGTACTACATGCGCGGCCATGTTCCCTAGAATTAGCACTAAGGTAGCCGCCGCAATTTCCATCCACACCACATGTCCCAGATTTAAGTAATACGATGCCAGACAAAAAGGGAAAATAAGAAAGTATCCCAGATTGAATCCTATACCAGCACCTTGATAGGTATACAGACGAAGCAAGAATGGACTTGCTGTGTTTTGTTGTTTCCAGTATTCATTATTACTGGTATTGACCAATGCCCCTATCAACAGAGGGATTATGAGAGTGGCACATCCATACATGACGATGGCAGTCAATGCTGAATCTCGGTTTGCGAAAGGCCAATGCAATGACGGACCGATCAACCAAATGCTACTTACCCAAACCACACCCCATAGGACCGTTTTTATGGAAAGTGAAAATCGGTCTGTGATTTTTCGGAGCAACGCGGCGAGAATGCGAGGCCAGGAGGGAGGAGGTCCTTCCTTCGCTTTTTCGACAATTTCTCGAAACTCTTCCTTCGAAATGGGAAATATGCTTTGAACGAGAAGCAATGTGAAAGGAATTTCTTGTTCGTTTGCAGGTGAAGCATATTCCGCCTTCCCGAAGATCTTCTGAATTTCTTCGGAATGAAGAGCATGGTAATTTCCTGCTTTTAGCAATTGATCGGCTTGATCAAGAGTTTGTATC
Proteins encoded in this window:
- a CDS encoding helix-turn-helix domain-containing protein; protein product: MTTFGDTLRSFRQTSNDPDRLNRRLTQERLGELIGHEMGDLGFSGAAISDWERGESAINAQDRKVLLALIQVLHTCGGIQTLDQADQLLKAGNYHALHSEEIQKIFGKAEYASPANEQEIPFTLLLVQSIFPISKEEFREIVEKAKEGPPPSWPRILAALLRKITDRFSLSIKTVLWGVVWVSSIWLIGPSLHWPFANRDSALTAIVMYGCATLIIPLLIGALVNTSNNEYWKQQNTASPFLLRLYTYQGAGIGFNLGYFLIFPFCLASYYLNLGHVVWMEIAAATLVLILGNMAAHVVPHNLWLAYKRLSIKDGWIFFIVAFIGPMWGFFFLEYYPVFLTPILGVTIIVLAVMGVIFISAQQAKSRGK